In Syngnathus scovelli strain Florida chromosome 10, RoL_Ssco_1.2, whole genome shotgun sequence, the following are encoded in one genomic region:
- the faah gene encoding fatty-acid amide hydrolase 1, which translates to MDNVKQFFSGLEMDTWSTAALLAGAAAGLAGALVTLARAVDGHLDARRKIQKARKLRDDSFLKAEEAVLLYKKAHPKMDSSLILSLSLTELTKKLQDGQLVPEDVFYSYMEKTINENKRLNCCTTILLESFDHVKTLDSNKRGLLYGVPVSIKDNIAYKSYDSSCGLVSNLGDPAEKDSVIVEVLRRQGAIPFVKTNVPQGMLSYDCSNVIFGQTVNPHNLKKTSGGSSGGEGALIGGGGSILGIGSDVAGSIRIPAAFCGICGFKPTAGRVSKQGISSVSPGQKSVLATSGPMAKDVDGLALGMQALLCDHMFDLDPTIPPLPFNMQVYKSAKPLRIGYVESDGITQLTPSMARSLREVRDLLEQAGHTVVPYNHLRVKDTLLLISNGIFGDGGASLIQKLKGGSFDPCLKLQVLPLYLPLWLRKMLSFLIRPLSPRGSFLLQCSTGVRSVVELWEQHVAVQDYIDETLAEWRRCNIDVLLCPMFGPAYNFLYCGRLMFSASFTALFNLLNFPAGVVPVSTVTAEDEEELRHYEGFHRDHWDKLFKRALSGSQGMPMAVQCVAPPWQDELCLRFMKEVEDLVKQSRIK; encoded by the exons ATGGACAATGTCAAACAGTTTTTCTCGGGGCTGGAAATGGACACCTGGTCAACAGCCGCCCTCTTAGCCGGGGCTGCTGCTGGCCTAGCGGGGGCTCTTGTGACGCTTGCCCGGGCGGTCGACGGCCATCTGGACGCCAGGAGGAAGATTCAGAAAGCCAGGAAACTGAGAGATGACAGCTTTCTAAAAGCCGAAGAGGCTGTGTTACTATACAAGAAAGCG CATCCAAAGATGGATTCATCTctcattttgtctttgtccttgaCTGAGCTGACAAAAAAACTACAGGATGGCCAGCTGGTACCTGAAGATGTGTTTTACTCCTACATGGAAAAG ACTATCAATGAAAACAAAAGGTTGAACTGTTGCACCACCATCCTGCTGGAAAGTTTTGACCATGTAAAAACTCTGGACTCCAACAAACGAGGGCTCCTGTATGGCGTTCCGGTCAGCATCAAGGATAACATTGCCTACAAG TCCTACGATTCCTCCTGCGGTCTGGTTTCTAACCTCGGCGATCCGGCCGAGAAGGACTCGGTTATTGTGGAAGTCTTGAGGAGACAAGGCGCCATTCCCTTTGTGAAAACAAACGTCCCCCAAGGCATGTTGAG CTACGACTGCAGTAATGTCATCTTCGGGCAGACTGTAAACCCCCACAACCTCAAGAAGACCAGCGGCGGTTCTTCCGGCGGTGAGGGGGCTCTCATTGGGGGCGGCGGCTCCATCCTCGGCATAGGCAGCGATGTCGCCGGCAGCATTCGTATCCCCGCTGCCTTCTGCGGGATCTGTGGCTTCAAGCCAACAGCGGGCCGAGTCAG CAAACAGGGCATTAGCTCTGTTAGTCCGGGACAAAAGTCGG TGTTGGCAACTTCCGGGCCAATGGCAAAGGATGTGGACGGCTTGGCTCTGGGTATGCAGGCTCTGCTCTGCGACCACATGTTTGACCTGGACCCAACTATCCCGCCCCTGCCTTTTAATATGCAG GTGTATAAGAGCGCCAAGCCTCTGAGGATCGGCTACGTGGAAAGCGACGGCATCACGCAACTGACACCGAGCATGGCCCGAAGCCTCCGAGAAGTCAGGGATTTGTTGGAGCAGGCGGGCCATACA GTGGTGCCATACAATCATCTGAGAGTTAAGGATACCCTTTTGCTCATTAGCAATGGCATCTTTGGAGATGGAGGCGCCTCTCTGATACAAAAACT GAAGGGGGGATCTTTTGATCCTTGTCTCAAACTTCAAGTGCTTCCTCTCTATCTTCCTCTGTGGCTGAGGAAGATGCTCTCGTTCCTGATCAGACCTCTG TCTCCTCGCGGTTCTTTCCTCCTGCAATGCTCCACTGGAGTCAG GTCTGTTGTGGAGCTGTGGGAGCAGCATGTGGCTGTGCAG GACTACATAGATGAGACCCTGGCCGAATGGAGACGATGCAACATCGACGTGCTGCTCTGCCCCATGTTCGGACCTGCTTACAACTTCTTGTACTGCGGCAGGCTTATGT TTAGTGCGTCTTTCACGGCTCTCTTCAATCTGCTCAATTTTCCTGCTGGCGTCGTTCCTGTTTCCACGGTGACAgcagaggatgaggaggaattGCGCCATTATGAAGGCTTCCATCGGGACCACTGGGACAAGCTTTTCAAACGG gCATTGTCAGGTAGCCAAGGTATGCCCATGGCCGTGCAGTGTGTGGCCCCGCCGTGGCAGGACGAGCTGTGTCTGCGCTTCATGAAGGAGGTGGAAGACCTTGTTAAACAGAGTAGGATCAAGTGA
- the uqcrh gene encoding cytochrome b-c1 complex subunit 6, mitochondrial, which yields MVLEDKMIANGEPDDEEEEEEEEEDLVDPLETMREKCAEAEHCVHTQARLEQCETRVNSRSSTTEDCTEELFDFLHARDHCVAHKLFHSVK from the exons ATGGTCCTCGAAGACAAAATGATCGCGAATGGAGAGCCAGACGAC gaggaagaggaggaagaagaagaggaagacctAGTG GATCCCCTGGAAACGATGCGAGAAAAGTGTGCAGAGGCGGAGCACTGcgtacacacacaggcacgtctGGAACAATGTGAGACCCGAGTCAACTCTCGTTCCTCCACAACGGAGGACTGCACCGAGGAACTTTTTGACTTCCTCCATGCACGGGACCATTGT GTGGCGCACAAACTCTTCCATTCGGTTAAATGA
- the LOC125971248 gene encoding multiple epidermal growth factor-like domains protein 6, giving the protein MLHLSILLSALLLAASATKSPNSTEGDENEVFKSMQSDLVKPQIENLIGNLSQPTMVTSTAPSQASTSLPSQLSTTSLVPTSAARQFPSAAPQCPGNQVMLEGSSDCGCPSDMLKTGDICTCPLGFSLEEAAECKDVDECGEKEQCGPHAKCTNTPGSYLCQCHRGYLKGAEGCQDVDECALAAVTGLRACEGNAECTNTLGSFSCSCPVGYHGAHNGQNCEDTNECASGAHGCDVNARCGNIVGSYFCQCYQGFNGDGHSCFDVDECAVNNGHCDHNCTNEPGGYSCQCSSGYQLNPDGHGCTDVNECLSRNGSCAHSCVNTPGSFRCSCRPGYQLHIDGRTCVDVDECKLQNGGCSHFCTNSPGGHDCYCPPPLLLDTDNLTCSNVSSCELRNGGCDHICVTGAEGHVRCSCRAGWKLSEDLRSCDDVDECGDFTNGGCDQLCKNHPGTFNCTCKEGYQVQNDDLTKCRPVCEPPCQNYGVCTAPNSCDCPPGYPGLGCSAMCSPPCAHGGTCMRWNKCLCPPGWTGEGCHTAVCQLLCANGGRCVGPDTCQCPSDYTGPQCLSPLCTPACQNGGRCVNVNMCTCVGGWQGARCQIEPVQCQKTCKNGGVCEGLNRCRCAKGFTGSLCETAVTTPCVPPCRNGATCSPLNTCTCPEGTAGLRCERLTCPVVTTVVSMARAVRKAFRESYVDRCGPFGIQLCTKYRMNQARVYLQAYRVGYKIQCPERKGR; this is encoded by the exons ATGCTTCACCTCTCCATCCTCCTGTCTGCCCTGCTGCTGGCCGCCTCAGCGACTAAATCACCGAACAGCACCGAGGGAGATGAAAATGAAGTGTTCAAAAGCATGCAGTCCGATCTCGTCAAGCCCCAG ATTGAGAATCTCATCGGGAATCTCAGCCAACCAACTATGG TCACTTCCACTGCTCCCAGCCAAGCATCCACTAGCCTACCTAGTCAATTGTCAACTACCAGCCTTGTACCCACTTCAGCTGCCCGCCAGTTCCCCAGTGCTGCTCCTCAGTGTCCCGGCAACCAGGTGATGCTTGAGGGCAGCTCGGATTGTGGCTGTCCATCAGACATGCTAAAGACTGGAGACATCTGCACCTGCCCACTTGGCTTCAGTcttgaggaagcagcagagTGCAAAG ATGTTGACGAGTGTGGAGAAAAGGAACAGTGTGGCCCTCACGCAAAGTGCACCAACACCCCGGGGTCCTACTTGTGCCAATGTCACCGTGGTTACCTGAAGGGTGCAGAAGGGTGCCAGG ATGTCGACGAGTGCGCCCTGGCCGCGGTGACGGGTCTGCGAGCCTGCGAGGGTAATGCGGAGTGCACAAACACCCTCGGCTCCTTCAGCTGTTCCTGCCCTGTGGGATACCACGGGGCTCACAATGGACAAAACTGTGAAG ATACGAACGAGTGCGCGTCCGGCGCTCACGGTTGTGACGTCAACGCTCGTTGCGGCAACATCGTCGGCTCCTACTTCTGCCAGTGCTACCAAGGTTTCAACGGGGATGGACATTCTTGTTTCG ATGTTGACGAGTGTGCCGTGAACAACGGACATTGTGACCACAACTGCACGAATGAACCAGGAGGCTACAGCTGCCAGTGTTCTTCCGGCTACCAACTAAATCCAGATGGACACGGATGCACAG ACGTGAACGAGTGTTTGTCCCGGAACGGAAGCTGCGCGCACTCGTGCGTCAACACCCCGGGATCCTTCCGATGCTCGTGCAGGCCCGGCTACCAGCTCCACATCGACGGCCGCACCTGCGTGG ACGTCGACGAATGTAAACTTCAGAATGGCGGCTGCTCGCATTTCTGCACCAATTCCCCGGGGGGACACGACTGCTACTGCCCACCTCCTCTGCTGCTGGACACCGATAACCTCACCTGCAGCA ATGTTTCGTCTTGTGAATTGAGAAACGGCGGTTGCGACCATATTTGTGTCACGGGGGCCGAGGGTCATGTTCGATGTAGCTGCCGCGCGGGCTGGAAACTGAGCGAGGATCTGAGGAGCTGCGATG ATGTGGACGAGTGCGGAGATTTCACAAACGGAGGCTGTGACCAATTGTGCAAGAATCACCCCGGGACCTTCAACTGCACCTGCAAGGAGGGCTATCAAGTGCAGAACGATGACCTCACCAAATGTCGAC CTGTGTGTGAGCCGCCATGTCAGAACTACGGAGTGTGTACGGCGCCAAACAGCTGCGACTGTCCTCCAGGCTACCCTGGCCTTGGCTGCTCAG CCATGTGCTCCCCACCTTGTGCCCATGGAGGTACATGTATGCGCTGGAACAAATGTTTATGTCCTCCTGGTTGGACTGGAGAAGGCTGCCACACAG CCGTATGTCAGCTGCTATGCGCTAATGGCGGCCGCTGCGTGGGTCCTGATACCTGCCAATGTCCGTCAGACTATACAGGCCCCCAGTGCCTTTCGC CCTTGTGCACACCCGCTTGTCAAAATGGCGGCCGATGTGTGAACGTGAATATGTGCACGTGCGTTGGCGGATGGCAAGGAGCTCGATGCCAAATAG AGCCTGTTCAGTGTCAGAAGACTTGTAAAAATGGCGGCGTGTGCGAAGGCCTCAATAGGTGTCGCTGTGCCAAAGGATTCACCGGAAGTCTCTGTGAAACAG CCGTGACTACACCGTGCGTTCCTCCCTGCCGGAACGGCGCCACCTGCAGTCCTCTCAATACTTGCACATGTCCCGAGGGCACCGCGGGCCTGCGCTGTGAGCGACT GACATGCCCGGTGGTTACTACTGTGGTCAGCATGGCTCGAGCGGTGAGGAAAGCGTTTAGGGAAAGTTACGTTGACCGTTGCGGACCTTTTGGGATTCAGCTTTGCACCAAATACAG gatGAACCAGGCACGTGTGTACCTGCAAGCCTACAGGGTGGGCTACAAAATCCAATGCCCAGAGAGGAAAGGCCGATGA
- the ghrhrl gene encoding growth hormone releasing hormone receptor, like — MQQIYSRGAFLTLCLTPAALTSLHPECEFIFQLEKDERRCLRSIAEQGNTSAHGCRAFWDAVVCWPHAGVGETVYSACPAVFSLFRNGTGQVSRNCTDGGWSKPFPPYHVACRVDDDIPETEQSYFATVKLIYTIGYSISLLVLTAAVVILLFFRRLRCARNFIHIQLFLTFILKAAAVFVKDATLFSSDDTNHCTLSTFACKAAVVFCHYCVMANFFWLLVEALYLTSLLLSSFYHRRRCLWGFSLLGWGVPVFFIVLWIGSRVYFEDTECWDINEDSHYWWIIKGPIVVSIVVNFILFVNIVRILIQKLSPRLIQFNNSSQYRRLTKSTLLLIPLFGTHYIFFNFLPDYFNINLRLWVELCIGSFQGLLVAILYCFLNQEVQKEVHMQWLRWQERNCGVVSPAAKGSMMDTPL; from the exons ATGCAGCAGATATACTCCAGGGGGGCTTTCCTCACACTGTGCTTGACTCCTGCC GCGCTAACAAGCCTCCACCCCGAGTGCGAGTTCATCTTCCAGTTGGAAAAAGACGAGCGCCGATGCCTGCGATCCATCGCCGAGCAGGGAAACACGAGTGCTCACG GTTGTCGAGCATTCTGGGACGCAGTGGTGTGTTGGCCTCACGCTGGAGTCGGGGAAACTGTTTACAGCGCTTGTCCTGCTGTGTTTTCCCTCTTCCGAAACGGCACAG GACAAGTGAGCCGAAATTGCACCGATGGAGGTTGGTCCAAACCTTTCCCGCCGTACCACGTCGCCTGCAGGGTGGACGATGACATACCAGAG ACAGAGCAGAGCTACTTTGCCACTGTGAAATTGATCTACACCATCGGCTACAGTATCTCGCTGCTGGTGTTGACTGCCGCCGTGGTCATCCTGCTCTTCTTTAG GAGGCTCCGTTGCGCTAGAAACTTCATCCACATCCAACTCTTCCTCACCTTCATCCTGAAAGCCGCGGCGGTGTTCGTCAAGGACGCCACTCTGTTCTCCAGCGACGACACCAACCACTGCACCCTCTCCACC TTCGCCTGTAAGGCCGCGGTGGTCTTTTGTCACTATTGCGTCATGGCCAATTTCTTctggctcctggtggaggcgctcTACCTCACTTCCCTACTGCTCTCCTCGTTTTACCACAGACGACGGTGCTTGTGGGGATTCAGCCTGCTGGGATGGG GGGTTCCCGTGTTCTTCATCGTGCTGTGGATCGGGTCCAGGGTTTATTTTGAAGACACAGA ATGCTGGGACATCAATGAAGACTCGCACTATTGGTGGATCATCAAGGGCCCCATTGTGGTGTCCATTGTG GTCAACTTCAttctctttgtcaacatcgttaGAATTCTGATCCAGAAGCTGAGTCCGCGACTAATCCAGTTCAATAACTCATCACAGTACAG ACGCCTGACCAAGTCCACCCTGCTGCTCATCCCCTTGTTTGGCACCCACTACATCTTTTTCAATTTCCTGCCTGACTACTTTAACATAAACCTGCGCCTCTGGGTTGAGCTCTGCATCGGATCCTTCCAG GGGCTCCTTGTCGCAATCCTCTACTGCTTCCTCAATCAAGAG GTGCAAAAAGAGGTGCACATGCAGTGGCTCAGGTGGCAGGAGAGGAACTGTGGTGTGGTGTCCCCCGCGGCAAAGGGCAGCATGATGGACACACCCTTATAG
- the fyco1a gene encoding FYVE and coiled-coil domain-containing protein 1, which translates to MAAGATVGESQLQRIIRDLHEAVGELAKEYKENGEPITDDSTSLHKFSYKLEYLLQFDQKEKTTFLGTKKDYWDYFTDCLAKIKGANDGIRFVKSITELKTSLGKGRAFIRYSLVHQRLADTLQQCLLNQRVTSDWYYTRSPFLKPHLSVDIINHLYELNEIHFDVASRGYDLDASWPTFARRTLGGASSPGHTWKPPSRSSSINSLASSYSQQASELLSSPDYGQGLLNDLNDSLPACSEDVSTVEELRLELDRSDLKQQELLNKMKQLSAEAEELRGVVVELQRQLDTSLTAQEEQRGLQGELKGLQGREESLSREVEKLRSAEKATEAEQLLLQEKLAASEGKNIELLAKLDGVLSEKGQQAASHFDSAQKIHELLDSLKEAEKGKMEAVAEAEEKKRQTERAEEQLRVKEAAAKDVETKLRAQLASESEEKGKLQTRVEEQCHALEKLQGALTLRDKEASNLQRQLQDLQTSLEEKDKEAQEVKRRAQEDLGSQREALEGEIATLKKQWEVKEAELTTSCQKLQLLEDHCQSLSAEKDTLTPKLDNLESCVREKDAKIEDYKTQCANLIELNDKLLSSAKKNDELKKEMAENRATLEGELASLRASKKQLRRQLDDAKMTVGEKEKGLREDNLKLEESLQNANMAAKLSDDKSKHLEEENQSLREEQDTVKQSLFLMQADLKSVHGQIGELEKSLGDSRKNEASLQEQLQAAEAQLQAKEKNLLEVQSRVLTLESMEKELKLAKAACEKQTEMTEAVTCEKQAMEKCQLERSAVQAKENQEAVVKLTVMEGQLEVNMKEVSRLQADILNLKVNLQRSEEEKLKSQAQLEVTEAQRDELRTLTEQLKVQTEALNQKHVAELLECKKKEEALTEQRDREMAAHAELSISAAALREEMAALKADNNRLALEITETREGLHRANTEMAELGMSICKLSAEKEEAKKNWAEDTVAMEELRHEVERLEECVGQLQLKNERLEAELNHKEKLPEAIAKLQEQLGQSSNQLQNLKVSNQEEVKSLKFQMSSENMNHQAQMKNVEKQLADVKSQLQEENEKVSHLRERVSELEAENEQFLQLSGEKDAHITKTEASVRESDDAIQQLRDALASAESSHLASQNECEALKRELTATQDTQQNQHLKMTAEIDDLNRTKVNLEERLIELIRDKDALWQKSDALEFEQKLRAEERWWLVDNDATHCLGCQGQFTWWLRRHHCRLCGRIFCYYCSNYYAMIKHSGKKERCCRECHSGVMERFIAAELSSSDRQPSPPGAEPHPTPEAAPDTPTPSVTVSDPSNKPDDGAFDIITEEEVNGVYDSDANSQTTGGSLEAEHEQRPSGSLNIGVGELTPDEPEENVVTVQDSEINLLKSGELTMAVPLSIEDISQFGDGSRELFIKSSCYSVVTVAVADAGPSIGWMFSSEPKSISFSVVYRECADDQLERSKVLIPLTRCNSHKETIQGQLKVRQPGTYALIFDNSFSRFISKKVFYHLTMEKPIIYDGSDFP; encoded by the exons ATGGCTGCTGGGGCTACGGTTGGGGAGAGCCAGCTACAGAGGATTATCCGAGATCTACATG AGGCTGTTGGGGAGCTTGCTAAAGAGTATAAGGAAAACGGGGAGCCTATCACAGATGACAGCACCAGCCTGCACAAATTCTCCTACAAACTGGAGTACCTGCTACAA TTTGACCAGAAGGAGAAGACAACATTTCTTGGCACAAAAAAAGATTACTGGGATTACTTCACTGATTGCCTGGCTAAAATCAAAGGCGCCAATGATGGCATTCGTTTCGTCAAATCCATAACGGAG CTGAAGACGTCACTAGGGAAGGGCCGGGCGTTCATTCGTTACTCCCTCGTGCACCAGCGATTGGCTGACACTCTTCAACAGTGCCTCTTGAACCAGAGAGTCACCAG CGACTGGTACTACACAAGAAGCCCATTCTTGAAGCCTCACCTCAGTGTGGATATCATCAACCACTTGTACGAACTCAACGAGATTCACTTTGATGTCGCGTCCAGAGGCTATGACCTCGATGCCTCCTGGCCCACCTTTGCTAG GAGGACACTGGGAGGTGCAAGCTCACCTGGACACACATGGAAACCGCCCAGTCGCAGTTCCAGTATCAACAGTTTGGCCAGCAGTTACTCCCAG CAAGCATCTGAGTTGCTCTCCAGCCCCGACTATGGTCAGGGTTTGCTGAATGACCTGAAcgactccctgcctgcctgcagcgAAGACGTCAGCACGGTGGAAGAACTTCGTCTGGAGCTGGACCGCTCCGATCTGAAGCAGCAGGAGCTCCTGAATAAAATGAAGCAGCTGAGCGCGGAGGCTGAGGAGCTCAGAGGGGTTGTGGTGGAGCTCCAGAGACAGCTGGATACATCACTCACCGCGCAAGAGGAGCAACGAGGTTTGCAGGGAGAGTTAAAAGGTCTACAAGGCAGAGAGGAGAGCCTTTCCAGAGAGGTGGAGAAGCTCAGGTCTGCCGAAAAAGCCACAGAGGCCGAGCAGCTCCTCCTCCAGGAAAAGTTGGCGGCCTCTGAAGGGAAGAACATCGAGCTGCTGGCCAAGTTGGACGGAGTTCTAAGTGAGAAGGGGCAGCAGGCGGCCAGTCACTTTGATTCTGCGCAAAAGATACACGAGTTGTTGGACAGCTTGAAGGAGGCAGAGAAGGGCAAGATGGAGGCCGTTGCTGAGGCCGAAGAGAAGAAGAGGCAGACGGAAAGGGCAGAGGAGCAACTCCGGGTTAAGGAAGCTGCGGCAAAGGATGTTGAAACAAAGCTCAGAGCGCAACTTGCATCTGAGTCTGAAGAAAAAGGCAAACTGCAGACCAGAGTAGAGGAACAGTGCCACGCCCTTGAAAAGCTCCAAGGTGCCTTGACACTGCGAGACAAAGAGGCCAGCAACTTACAAAGGCAGCTGCAAGACCTCCAAACATCTCTGGAGGAGAAGGACAAAGAGGCGCAAGAGGTGAAAAGGAGAGCACAAGAGGACCTGGGTAGCCAGAGGGAGGCTTTAGAAGGAGAAATTGCCACGTTGAAAAAGCAGTGGGAGGTTAAAGAAGCAGAGCTGACCACCAGCTGCCAAAAGCTGCAACTTCTCGAAGACCACTGCCAAAGCCTGAGCGCCGAGAAGGACACGCTGACCCCAAAGCTTGACAACCTAGAGAGTTGCGTTCGAGAGAAAGACGCAAAGATAGAAGACTACAAGACACAGTGTGCCAATCTAATAGAATTAAATGACAAACTGCTGAGCTCGGCAAAGAAAAACGACGAGCTTAAGAAGGAAATGGCAGAGAACCGAGCAACCCTCGAAGGTGAATTAGCATCTCTTAGGGCTTCTAAGAAACAACTACGGAGACAGCTGGACGACGCCAAGATGACTGTgggtgaaaaagaaaaagggttGCGAGAAGACAATCTCAAACTGGAGGAGAGTCTGCAGAAtgccaacatggccgccaagCTCTCAGATGACAAGTCGAAGCATCTCGAGGAGGAGAACCAGAGTCTGAGAGAGGAGCAGGACACGGTGAAACAATCTCTGTTTCTCATGCAGGCCGACTTGAAGAGCGTTCACGGGCAGATCGGCGAGctggagaagagcttaggagactCGCGAAAGAATGAAGCCAGCCTTCAAGAGCAACTGCAGGCCGCGGAGGCGCAGCTCCAGGCTAAAGAGAAGAACCTTCTTGAGGTCCAGTCCAGGGTGCTTACTCTAGAGTCCATGGAGAAGGAGCTAAAATTGGCAAAAGCAGCTTGCGAGAAACAAACCGAAATGACCGAAGCAGTTACGTGTGAGAAGCAGGCGATGGAAAAGTGTCAGCTGGAGAGGAGTGCCGTTCAGGCAAAAGAGAACCAGGAAGCGGTCGTCAAGCTGACCGTGATGGAGGGCCAGTTGGAGGTGAACATGAAGGAAGTGTCAAGACTCCAGGCGGACATCCTCAACCTCAAGGTGAACTTGCAGCGTTCGGAGGAGGAGAAGCTCAAGTCCCAAGCGCAGCTGGAGGTGACCGAGGCCCAAAGGGATGAGCTCCGGACTCTGACCGAGCAGCTCAAAGTCCAGACCGAGGCCTTGAACCAAAAGCACGTCGCCGAGCTCCTCGAGtgcaaaaagaaagaagaggcgCTAACCGAGCAGCGGGACCGAGAGATGGCCGCCCACGCCGAGCTGTCCATCTCCGCCGCCGCCCTCCGAGAGGAGATGGCTGCCCTTAAAGCCGACAACAACCGTCTCGCCCTTGAGATCACCGAAACACGGGAAGGCTTGCACAGGGCCAACACAGAGATGGCCGAGCTGGGGATGAGCATCTGTAAGCTAAGCGCCGAGAAAGAGGAAGCCAAAAAGAActgggccgaagacaccgtcgCCATGGAGGAACTGAGGCACGAGGTTGAGCGCCTGGAGGAATGCGTGGGCCAGTTGCAGCTCAAGAATGAAAGACTGGAAGCGGAGCTGAACCACAAAGAGAAACTCCCAGAAGCTATCGCCAAACTTCAAGAACAGTTGGGACAAAGCAGCAACCAGCTGCAGAACCTCAAAGTCTCCAACCAAGAGGAGGTAAAATCCCTGAAGTTCCAGATGAGCTCGGAAAACATGAACCATCAAGCCCAGATGAAG AATGTCGAGAAGCAGCTCGCCGACGTCAAAAGCCAGCTTCAAGAGGAAAACGAGAAGGTGTCACATTTGCGGGAAAGGGTGTCGGAACTTGAG GCTGAGAATGAGCAGTTCCTGCAGCTGAGCGGTGAGAAAGACGCCCACATCACCAAGACGGAAGCGTCGGTTCGCGAGAGCGACGATGCCATCCAGCAGCTGAGAGACGCCCTCGCCAG TGCCGAAAGCTCACACTTGGCCTCGCAAAATGAATGCGAGGCGTTGAAGCGGGAACTGACCGCGACCCAAGACACCCAACAAAATCAGCACTTGAAGATGACAGCCGAGATTGATGACCTTAACAGGACTAAGGTCAATCTGGAGGAGCGCCTCATTGAGCTTATAAG GGACAAAGATGCTCTGTGGCAGAAGTCGGACGCGCTGGAGTTTGAGCAAAAACTGCGAGCGGAGGAGCGCTGGTGGTTGGTTGACAATGATGCCACTCACTGCCTCGGCTGTCAGGGCCAGTTCACCTGGTGGCTGCGCAGGCACCACTGCAG actcTGCGGCCGCATCTTCTGCTACTACTGCAGCAACTACTATGCGATGATCAAGCACAGCGGTAAGAAGGAGCGCTGCTGCCGGGAGTGTCACAGCGGAGTGATGGAACGCTTCATCGCCGCCGAGTTGAGCTCGTCCGATCGGCAGCCTTCTCCGCCGGGAGCCGAACCACATCCTACTCCTGAGGCGGCCCCTGATACACCCACTCCGAGTGTCACAG TTTCAGACCCGAGCAACAAGCCTGACGACGGGGCTTTTGATATCATCACAGAAGAGGAGGTAAACGGCGTCTACGACAGTGACGCTAATTCACAGACCACCGGCGGCTCCTTGGAGGCAGAGCACGAGCAAAGGCCATCCGGATCCTTGAATAT AGGCGTAGGAGAATTAACCCCCGACGAGCCGGAGGAGAACGTTGTCACTGTACAGGATTCGGAAATCAACCTTCTCAAGTCCGGAGAACTCAC GATGGCCGTCCCGCTCAGCATCGAGGATATTTCCCAGTTTGGCGACGGCTCGCGGGAGCTCTTCATCAAATCCAGCTGTTACAGCGTGGTGACCGTAGCGGTGGCTGACGCGGGGCCGAGCATCGGCTGGATGTTTTCTTCGGAACCAAAAAGCATTTCCTTTAGTGTGGTTTACCGGGAATGTGCTGATGATCaattggagcgatcaaag GTTCTCATTCCACTGACGCGCTGCAATTCTCACAAAGAGACCATTCAGGGACAGCTAAAAGTGCGTCAGCCGGGAACCTACGCGCTCATCTTCGACAACTCCTTCTCACG ATTTATCTCCAAGAAAGTCTTCTATCATCTGACCATGGAAAAGCCCATCATCTACGATGGAAGCGACTTCCCCTGA